A window of Deltaproteobacteria bacterium contains these coding sequences:
- a CDS encoding adenylate/guanylate cyclase domain-containing protein encodes MGITIDLLAGVSLLAAVNNFYLSGLSWFEARGLLTARLLSALTLVAAWWTLWMGLAFTELGVAEPRLVQTSQLFSGFFGPLLLLFTLAYTRVLRRLDWRAGLVMCTGLFGTVSNVLLWILDPPIYRRMAEEFIRGGKGFELGQVTDELLWYEILQRAHATELLLFTLVSSVLFARWSWKQTERRDRIDGAVIATIHVTLLVGIVATNIMPGAGYSSTGARLSPILSLPFLFLLFYFVRQRARGMARLARERESLMAYLPVSGLEQHEVGQRSTLLDALAQPRKTEAAVLFADLRAFTTYSETLPPEVLVRWVDAFFTRMSARVLAEQGMVDKLIGDAVLAVFGALPELPDPCANAVRCAEGLLAELEVLNDELPLAEGVRMRMGVGIHFGTLVAGSVGTDARRTYTVFGDTVNTASRLEGLTRELEADLLVSGEVLSRLPPDLAARFESCGARSIRGRQESIELHGMVAAGTPRA; translated from the coding sequence ATGGGGATCACCATCGATCTGCTGGCCGGGGTCTCCCTCCTGGCCGCGGTGAACAACTTCTATCTCTCGGGCCTCTCCTGGTTCGAGGCCCGGGGCCTGCTCACCGCGAGGCTGCTCTCGGCGCTGACCCTGGTGGCGGCCTGGTGGACCCTCTGGATGGGCCTGGCCTTCACCGAGCTGGGGGTGGCCGAGCCCCGGCTGGTCCAGACCTCGCAGCTCTTCTCGGGCTTCTTCGGTCCCCTGCTCCTCCTCTTCACCCTGGCCTACACCCGGGTGCTGCGCCGCCTCGACTGGCGCGCGGGGCTGGTGATGTGCACCGGGCTCTTCGGCACGGTGAGCAACGTCCTCCTCTGGATCCTCGATCCGCCGATCTACCGGCGGATGGCCGAGGAGTTCATCCGGGGGGGGAAGGGCTTCGAGCTGGGCCAGGTCACCGACGAGCTGCTCTGGTACGAGATCCTCCAGCGGGCCCACGCCACCGAGCTGCTCCTCTTCACCCTCGTCAGCAGCGTCCTCTTCGCCCGCTGGTCGTGGAAGCAGACCGAGCGCCGGGACCGGATCGACGGCGCCGTCATCGCCACCATCCACGTCACGCTGCTGGTGGGCATCGTGGCGACCAACATCATGCCGGGGGCCGGCTACAGCTCGACCGGGGCCCGCCTCTCCCCGATCCTCTCCCTGCCCTTCCTCTTCCTCCTCTTCTACTTCGTCCGGCAGCGCGCCCGGGGGATGGCCCGGCTGGCCCGGGAGCGGGAGAGCCTGATGGCCTACCTGCCGGTGTCCGGGCTGGAGCAGCACGAGGTGGGGCAGCGCAGCACGCTCCTCGACGCCCTGGCGCAGCCCCGCAAGACCGAGGCCGCGGTGCTCTTCGCGGATCTGCGGGCCTTCACCACCTACAGCGAGACCCTCCCCCCGGAGGTGCTGGTGCGCTGGGTGGACGCCTTCTTCACCCGGATGAGCGCCCGGGTCCTCGCCGAGCAGGGCATGGTCGACAAGCTCATCGGCGACGCCGTGCTGGCGGTCTTCGGGGCCCTGCCCGAGCTGCCCGACCCCTGCGCCAACGCCGTGCGCTGCGCCGAGGGCCTGCTGGCCGAGCTGGAGGTGCTCAACGACGAGCTGCCCCTGGCCGAGGGCGTGCGGATGCGCATGGGGGTGGGCATCCACTTCGGCACCCTCGTGGCGGGCTCGGTGGGCACCGACGCCCGGCGCACCTACACGGTCTTCGGCGACACGGTGAACACCGCCAGCCGCCTCGAGGGCCTGACCCGCGAGCTCGAGGCCGACCTCCTCGTCTCCGGCGAGGTCCTCTCCCGCCTCCCCCCCGATCTCGCGGCCCGCTTCGAGTCCTGCGGCGCGCGCTCGATCCGGGGCCGCCAGGAGAGCATCGAGCTGCACGGGATGGTGGCCGCAGGCACGCCGCGCGCCTAG
- a CDS encoding glutathione S-transferase family protein yields the protein MIEGRWTTEWYQPDAQGRFVRPPTQFRGRVAAGEVTAGRYHLYVCLACPWAHRTLLARELLGLHDLLGVSLVHPDMLENGWELRDDAGASTDPVLGKRYLWEVYREARADYTGRVTVPVLWDREAGTIVSNESREILRMLSTTFARAAGAQLELAPEALLPEIDAMIDANYEPINNGVYRSGFATSQQAYEEAVGQLFERLGELEALLAGQRYLVGEQLTEADLCLWTTLVRFDAVYHGHFKCNRRRIQDYPALWGYLRDLYQRPAFRETTDLPAIKRHYYYSHESLNPSRVVPVGPELDLDGPHGREAM from the coding sequence ATGATCGAAGGGCGCTGGACCACCGAGTGGTACCAGCCCGACGCGCAGGGTCGCTTCGTGCGGCCTCCCACCCAGTTCCGCGGGAGGGTCGCCGCCGGGGAGGTCACCGCGGGCCGCTACCACCTCTACGTCTGCCTGGCCTGCCCCTGGGCCCACCGGACCCTGCTCGCCCGGGAGCTGCTGGGCCTGCACGACCTGCTCGGCGTCTCGCTCGTGCACCCCGACATGCTCGAGAACGGCTGGGAGCTGCGGGACGACGCCGGGGCGAGCACCGATCCGGTGCTGGGCAAGCGCTACCTCTGGGAGGTCTACCGCGAGGCCCGGGCCGACTACACCGGGCGGGTGACGGTGCCCGTCCTCTGGGATCGCGAGGCCGGCACGATCGTCTCGAACGAGAGCCGGGAGATCTTGCGGATGCTCTCGACGACCTTCGCCCGGGCGGCGGGCGCGCAGCTCGAGCTGGCGCCCGAGGCCCTCCTCCCCGAGATCGACGCGATGATCGACGCCAACTACGAGCCCATCAACAACGGCGTCTACCGCTCGGGCTTCGCGACCTCTCAGCAGGCCTACGAGGAGGCCGTCGGGCAGCTCTTCGAGCGCCTCGGTGAGCTCGAGGCCCTCCTCGCGGGGCAGCGCTACCTCGTCGGTGAGCAGCTCACCGAGGCCGACCTCTGCCTCTGGACCACCCTGGTGCGCTTCGACGCGGTCTACCACGGTCACTTCAAGTGCAACCGGCGGCGGATCCAGGACTACCCGGCGCTCTGGGGCTACCTGCGGGATCTCTACCAGCGGCCGGCCTTCCGGGAGACGACCGACCTCCCGGCGATCAAGCGCCACTACTACTACTCCCACGAGTCCCTGAACCCCTCGCGGGTGGTGCCGGTGGGGCCCGAGCTCGATCTCGACGGCCCCCACGGCCGCGAGGCAATGTAG
- a CDS encoding radical SAM protein, whose protein sequence is MPLVYEGRMYRPPSEADALIVQATIGCSWNHCTYCEMYRDKAYRVRSTEEVCEELVEVAAEVGPYVKKLFVADGDALAMPLEAWLPLLETARKELPRLKRVSAYATAANLLEKSEDELRQLREAGLSRLYLGPESGDDPTLKAIAKGNDFAEHVEAARRAKAAGMEQSAIFLFGAGGTARSAEHAQGSARLATEMDPEFLALLTLTVVPGTPIAKLQAQGRFELPDQLGFLRELRTFVDLARPTDAVFRTNHASNYLPLRGKLPADREAMLEALDAALDGQIPLRPEWSRGL, encoded by the coding sequence ATGCCGCTCGTCTACGAGGGCCGGATGTACCGGCCGCCCAGCGAGGCCGACGCGCTCATCGTCCAGGCCACCATCGGCTGCTCCTGGAACCACTGCACCTACTGCGAGATGTACCGGGACAAGGCCTACCGGGTGCGGTCCACCGAGGAGGTCTGCGAGGAGCTCGTCGAGGTCGCCGCCGAGGTCGGGCCCTACGTGAAGAAGCTCTTCGTCGCCGACGGGGACGCCCTGGCCATGCCCCTCGAGGCCTGGCTCCCGCTCCTGGAGACCGCCCGCAAGGAGCTGCCGCGCCTGAAGCGGGTGAGCGCCTACGCCACCGCGGCCAACCTCCTCGAGAAGTCCGAGGACGAGCTGCGGCAGCTGCGCGAGGCCGGGCTCTCCCGCCTCTACCTCGGCCCCGAGTCCGGGGACGATCCGACCCTGAAGGCCATCGCCAAGGGCAACGACTTCGCCGAGCACGTCGAGGCCGCCCGCCGGGCGAAGGCGGCGGGGATGGAGCAGTCGGCGATCTTCCTTTTCGGCGCCGGCGGCACCGCCCGCAGCGCCGAGCACGCGCAAGGATCGGCGCGCCTGGCCACCGAGATGGATCCCGAGTTCCTGGCCCTGCTCACCCTCACGGTGGTGCCGGGGACCCCCATCGCGAAGCTGCAGGCGCAGGGGCGCTTCGAGCTGCCCGACCAGCTGGGCTTCCTGCGGGAGCTGCGCACCTTCGTGGATCTCGCCCGCCCGACCGACGCCGTCTTCCGGACCAACCACGCCTCGAACTACCTGCCCCTGCGGGGCAAGCTCCCGGCGGACCGGGAGGCCATGCTCGAGGCCCTCGACGCGGCCCTCGACGGCCAGATCCCCCTGCGCCCCGAGTGGAGCCGGGGGCTATAG
- a CDS encoding outer membrane beta-barrel protein → MRHTTRTFGLVFFLGLLLAAPLRADAGADAPFVVGAKVGLGVGTGPLGAGFTPELELGYVLPFLEGRISAFLGLRYAGLPSKDALPVDPRLPGSQVHEYTLLQEEAILTLGGRTFFELTDSLSAYGLLGARLYLMRTRIRGDIDGIDPGENLETGTSGGFVLGGGVEWALGPGHLVGELAFGYAPLDGLVFQETNTGMLSLNVGYRFYFGL, encoded by the coding sequence ATGCGTCACACGACTCGAACCTTCGGTCTCGTCTTCTTCCTCGGCCTGCTCCTCGCCGCGCCCCTCCGGGCCGACGCCGGCGCCGACGCCCCCTTCGTGGTGGGCGCCAAGGTCGGCCTGGGCGTCGGCACCGGCCCCCTGGGCGCGGGCTTCACCCCCGAGCTGGAGCTGGGCTACGTCCTGCCCTTCCTCGAGGGGAGGATCTCGGCCTTCCTCGGCCTGCGCTACGCCGGCCTGCCGAGCAAGGACGCCCTGCCCGTCGACCCCCGCCTGCCGGGGAGCCAGGTGCACGAGTACACGCTGCTCCAGGAGGAGGCCATCCTCACCCTGGGCGGCCGCACCTTCTTCGAGCTCACCGACTCCCTCTCGGCCTACGGCCTCCTCGGCGCCCGCCTCTACCTGATGCGCACCCGGATCCGCGGTGACATCGATGGCATCGATCCGGGGGAGAACCTCGAGACCGGCACCAGCGGCGGCTTCGTCCTCGGCGGTGGGGTCGAGTGGGCCCTGGGGCCCGGCCACCTCGTGGGCGAGCTGGCCTTCGGCTACGCGCCCCTCGACGGGCTGGTCTTCCAGGAGACCAACACCGGCATGCTCTCGCTCAACGTCGGCTACCGCTTCTACTTCGGCCTATAG